In the Aulosira sp. FACHB-615 genome, one interval contains:
- a CDS encoding RAMP superfamily CRISPR-associated protein, translated as MEIYYLKMLLLSDTTFGRGDGVAGLIDQEVEHDANGFPYLRGRTLKGLLSEECDNLIGVLSEPPLSRWEQAAEHLFGIPGSTLETISKMHVGDACLPQDLRKAVKLQLDQEQERERRGQERRLTEVDVLASLTTIRRQTAIDPEDGAPVEHSLRSSRVILRDLCFTAPLLFEKKPTADMVALLAVSTLALQRVGSGRNRGRGHVHCILHDSIGEEITQEHFRYFEQETRG; from the coding sequence ATGGAGATTTATTACCTGAAAATGCTACTTTTGAGTGATACAACTTTTGGGCGTGGTGATGGAGTAGCAGGTTTAATCGACCAAGAAGTAGAGCATGATGCTAACGGATTTCCCTACTTACGTGGACGTACTTTAAAAGGCTTGTTGAGTGAAGAATGCGACAATTTGATTGGTGTGCTTTCTGAACCACCCCTTTCCCGTTGGGAACAAGCCGCCGAACATTTATTTGGCATACCTGGTAGCACCCTGGAAACTATCTCCAAGATGCACGTTGGCGATGCTTGTTTACCCCAAGACTTGCGAAAGGCTGTAAAACTTCAACTTGACCAAGAACAGGAAAGAGAACGCAGAGGTCAGGAAAGAAGACTCACAGAAGTAGACGTTCTTGCTTCTCTTACCACTATTCGCCGTCAAACTGCTATTGACCCTGAAGATGGCGCACCCGTGGAACATAGCTTACGCTCTAGTCGGGTTATCTTGCGAGATTTATGCTTCACCGCACCATTGTTATTTGAAAAAAAACCAACAGCAGATATGGTAGCACTCTTAGCAGTCAGCACATTAGCACTGCAAAGAGTTGGTAGCGGACGTAACCGGGGTCGGGGTCATGTTCATTGTATACTACATGACTCAATTGGTGAAGAAATTACTCAAGAGCATTTTCGTTATTTTGAGCAGGAAACCAGGGGATGA
- a CDS encoding RAMP superfamily CRISPR-associated protein, whose protein sequence is MNRTRERRHIIKRIIVRGVLVLDKPTCLGNGDAEGATDMMLLLDSISHNPLLTGSSIAGALRNYLHEYQCNYTKSESRDNIAAKLFGNLFAYKDESNKNEAEKIALREKDSQSLLIIHDAIGSTIHNVEIRDGVKIDGATGTASHKAKYDLELLPAGTKFPLNFELLIEKDKDENELKQAFVLALEGLKNGEIAIGMKKRRGFGRCHVDEWQVWEFDLTKHSDRIAWLTFERPWGKPYATKLPSDKLLSNTHLQKLKVDKPDKRDRLFITAKFQLASPLLIRSGQDLIQNKCSPDVVHLHSYRKDKPEPVVSGTSLAGVLWHRAERIVNTLDKNLQIVYDLFGFVKEESKQAKASRLVIHESLIENTVDIVQSRIAIDRFTGGAYNGALFQEQPVFSISKKEDSQKINKVKGKLKKSSNTSSNTAHIKLELELRQPKGYEIGLLLLLLKDLWTGDLPIGGTSSIGRGRLQGVEATIVWQQHKWVISEENRKLLISKQDKDEMEEFVKKFLEQAP, encoded by the coding sequence ATGAATAGAACACGCGAAAGACGACATATTATTAAGCGCATCATTGTACGCGGTGTTTTGGTTCTGGATAAGCCAACTTGTTTGGGAAATGGTGATGCTGAAGGTGCTACAGATATGATGCTGTTACTTGACAGTATTAGTCATAACCCTTTACTAACAGGGTCATCAATTGCTGGTGCTTTACGCAATTATTTACATGAATATCAGTGTAATTACACGAAAAGTGAAAGCCGTGATAATATAGCTGCAAAATTGTTTGGTAATTTATTTGCTTACAAGGATGAAAGTAATAAAAATGAAGCAGAAAAAATTGCATTAAGAGAAAAAGATAGTCAAAGTCTTTTAATTATTCATGATGCAATAGGTAGCACTATTCACAATGTTGAAATACGAGATGGAGTCAAAATAGATGGTGCAACTGGTACTGCGTCTCACAAGGCAAAATACGACTTGGAACTCTTGCCAGCAGGAACTAAGTTTCCTTTGAACTTTGAGTTGTTAATTGAAAAAGATAAAGATGAGAATGAATTAAAACAAGCATTTGTTTTAGCTTTAGAAGGTTTAAAGAATGGTGAAATTGCTATTGGAATGAAAAAGCGACGGGGTTTTGGTCGCTGTCATGTAGATGAGTGGCAAGTTTGGGAATTTGATTTAACTAAACATAGTGATCGCATTGCTTGGTTAACATTTGAAAGACCTTGGGGTAAACCTTATGCTACTAAATTACCAAGCGACAAGCTATTGAGTAATACACACCTCCAGAAGCTAAAGGTAGATAAGCCAGATAAGCGCGATCGCCTCTTCATCACTGCCAAATTCCAACTAGCCAGCCCCTTACTCATTCGCTCTGGTCAAGATTTAATTCAAAACAAATGTTCTCCCGATGTGGTACATTTGCACTCCTATAGAAAAGACAAACCTGAGCCAGTTGTTTCTGGTACAAGTTTAGCAGGAGTGCTGTGGCATAGAGCCGAGAGAATAGTGAATACTTTAGATAAGAATTTACAAATTGTGTATGACCTATTTGGCTTTGTTAAAGAAGAAAGTAAACAAGCAAAGGCTAGTCGTTTAGTTATTCATGAAAGCTTGATAGAAAATACAGTTGACATTGTACAAAGCCGAATTGCTATTGACCGTTTTACAGGCGGAGCATATAACGGAGCATTGTTTCAGGAACAACCTGTTTTTAGTATCTCTAAAAAAGAGGATAGTCAAAAAATTAATAAAGTTAAAGGTAAATTAAAAAAAAGTAGCAATACAAGTAGTAACACAGCGCATATAAAACTAGAACTGGAACTACGTCAACCAAAGGGATATGAAATTGGGTTACTTCTGCTGCTACTTAAAGATTTATGGACGGGTGATTTACCAATAGGTGGTACTAGCAGTATTGGGAGAGGACGTTTGCAGGGAGTTGAAGCAACTATAGTTTGGCAACAACACAAGTGGGTAATCTCTGAGGAGAATCGGAAACTACTAATCAGCAAACAAGATAAAGATGAAATGGAAGAGTTTGTTAAAAAGTTTTTGGAGCAAGCACCATGA
- a CDS encoding Cas10/Cmr2 second palm domain-containing protein has product MNKYIATVIDTTGIQPYIFGSNRLRENIGASYLVEQATNGWVKYALRQIFGENVYIPEPKQEEKCIEHDNLDAELVYTGGGNVVILFKDRKDKESAIKFTKRLSKRVLQEASGLKIVVAHSEPFEWGNKLSGIVDSLMKELERKKREYNPSVPLLGLGVTANCLSTGLSAVDTSDRYSVPTSYPVSREIVEKLRAVDPKNKAPANQELKDTIFKNLPLGNYIVPYDVDDLGRTEGKSSYMAIVHADGNGMGDRFKEHGRKCKTDREYITAMRELSKTVNQAGVNALKKVAERVIQLADGKLQEQFAITERDGEKYLPFRPIVYGGDDVTFVCDGRLGLSLAALYLKEFADQKVADGKNLTACAGIAIVKTHYPFARAYQLSESLCRNAKNFVRSEKERLGISDFSALDWHIAPSGLLGSISDIRQREYQVTEGNLTMRPLYLQSDSDWRNWDDFSEVVNQFNTHPDWIGRRNKVIALREQLRQGSDKTKQFLQVYGLNEKYLTRFSKSKYDDLYQSGWTEDPRTNTRVCGYFDAIEAMEFHIPLKEKTDGDLLPENATFE; this is encoded by the coding sequence ATGAATAAATACATAGCAACTGTAATTGATACAACAGGAATACAACCATATATTTTTGGAAGTAATCGTTTACGAGAAAATATAGGTGCATCGTATTTAGTAGAACAAGCAACCAATGGTTGGGTTAAGTACGCTTTACGCCAAATATTTGGAGAAAATGTTTATATTCCTGAACCGAAACAAGAAGAAAAATGTATTGAACACGATAATCTTGATGCTGAATTAGTCTATACCGGAGGTGGTAATGTAGTTATTCTTTTCAAAGACAGAAAAGATAAAGAAAGTGCTATTAAATTTACTAAAAGATTGAGCAAAAGAGTATTGCAAGAAGCATCAGGCTTAAAAATTGTAGTAGCCCACAGTGAACCCTTTGAGTGGGGAAACAAATTATCAGGAATTGTTGATAGTTTGATGAAAGAATTAGAGCGAAAAAAACGCGAATACAATCCTTCTGTCCCTTTGCTAGGTTTGGGAGTTACAGCTAACTGTCTTTCTACTGGATTATCTGCTGTAGATACTAGCGATCGCTACAGTGTACCCACTAGCTATCCAGTCTCCAGAGAAATCGTTGAAAAGCTCCGAGCCGTTGACCCTAAAAATAAAGCTCCAGCCAATCAAGAACTAAAAGATACTATATTTAAAAATTTGCCGCTAGGCAATTATATAGTCCCTTATGATGTTGATGATTTAGGCCGCACTGAGGGTAAAAGTAGTTACATGGCTATAGTTCACGCTGATGGTAACGGGATGGGCGATCGCTTTAAAGAACATGGTAGGAAATGTAAAACAGACCGTGAGTATATTACTGCCATGCGTGAACTATCTAAAACTGTGAATCAGGCAGGTGTTAATGCTTTAAAAAAAGTTGCTGAGAGAGTTATCCAATTAGCAGATGGTAAATTACAGGAGCAGTTTGCAATTACAGAAAGAGATGGGGAAAAGTATCTGCCTTTTCGTCCAATAGTTTACGGTGGTGATGACGTTACATTTGTATGTGATGGACGCTTGGGACTATCGTTAGCAGCACTTTACCTGAAGGAATTTGCAGATCAAAAAGTAGCAGATGGAAAAAATTTAACAGCTTGTGCAGGAATAGCAATTGTCAAAACACATTATCCATTTGCTAGAGCATATCAATTAAGTGAATCGCTGTGCAGAAATGCTAAAAACTTTGTGCGTTCTGAAAAAGAACGACTGGGAATATCAGATTTTTCTGCACTTGATTGGCACATTGCTCCTAGCGGTTTGTTAGGTTCAATCAGCGATATCCGTCAACGAGAATATCAAGTTACGGAAGGAAATCTCACCATGCGACCTTTGTACTTGCAATCTGATAGTGATTGGCGCAATTGGGATGATTTTTCTGAGGTAGTGAATCAATTCAACACGCACCCTGACTGGATAGGTCGCCGTAATAAAGTGATAGCTTTGCGAGAACAGTTACGGCAAGGTTCAGATAAAACAAAGCAGTTTTTACAGGTTTACGGTTTGAATGAGAAATATTTAACCCGATTTAGCAAATCAAAATATGACGACTTGTATCAATCTGGTTGGACTGAAGACCCCAGAACAAATACGAGAGTCTGCGGTTATTTTGATGCCATTGAAGCAATGGAATTTCACATTCCTTTAAAGGAGAAAACCGATGGAGATTTATTACCTGAAAATGCTACTTTTGAGTGA
- a CDS encoding Card1-like endonuclease domain-containing protein has translation MTTSEFKPYKVDHLFLLIGENPLPNYVAAKLLLKEGGTVYLVHSTDTTSKAACLERSLKGINVKPISLVRHEANSCVIKSKIQTEVKNILTNHPKHTFGLNYTGGTKAMSVHGYRALFEASGVQNPVFSYLDARTLQMFIDRDNDSPKAEAVDIKLSLKEIFALHDLRWETTPITNPLLPELAMEFAKLHTDKKVVIAWHWWCDNVLKPGTKILKKKSNKLSEWEWKKEVNSELSKIEKDLIIPLNPDIASYKLIEELDKLQIQEEGKNILENFKENNFQKIREICNYCNALWDIDHAQYIEKIGDLLRKYLDSSLTELALKKAADKAGFEKLKHLCEWLQGNWLEHYVLQKIQEVSQANPGLIHDTGLSFKVRDKKKREEGKDKFEFDVAFMKGYQLFALSCTTDASKSLCKSKLFEAYIRAQQLGGEQARVALVCCYDKPKELEAELKVDTEVKKEDPKIIVFGCEHLDDIQKYIKNWIDDNNRYYAP, from the coding sequence ATGACTACATCCGAGTTTAAACCGTACAAAGTAGACCACTTGTTTTTGCTGATTGGTGAGAATCCTCTACCCAACTATGTTGCAGCAAAGCTGTTGTTGAAGGAGGGTGGTACTGTTTACTTGGTACACAGCACAGATACAACTAGTAAAGCAGCTTGTTTGGAAAGAAGTTTAAAGGGTATAAATGTCAAACCAATCTCATTGGTCAGACATGAGGCCAACTCATGTGTTATTAAAAGTAAAATCCAAACGGAAGTAAAAAATATTTTAACAAACCATCCAAAGCATACTTTTGGTTTGAATTATACAGGTGGGACAAAGGCAATGTCCGTTCACGGTTATCGGGCTTTATTCGAGGCTTCAGGAGTTCAGAATCCTGTATTTAGTTATCTAGATGCTCGAACTTTACAAATGTTCATCGATAGGGACAATGATTCTCCTAAAGCTGAAGCAGTAGATATAAAACTCTCTTTAAAAGAAATCTTTGCTTTGCATGATCTACGCTGGGAAACAACACCAATAACTAACCCATTACTACCTGAGTTAGCAATGGAATTTGCAAAACTGCATACTGATAAAAAAGTAGTAATTGCGTGGCACTGGTGGTGTGATAATGTGCTAAAACCTGGGACAAAGATATTGAAAAAAAAGTCTAATAAACTATCTGAATGGGAATGGAAGAAGGAGGTTAATTCAGAACTTAGTAAAATTGAAAAGGATTTAATAATTCCTTTAAATCCTGACATCGCCAGCTATAAGTTAATTGAAGAATTAGATAAACTACAAATTCAGGAAGAAGGAAAGAATATCTTAGAAAATTTTAAAGAAAATAACTTTCAAAAAATTAGAGAAATATGTAATTATTGCAATGCTCTTTGGGATATAGACCATGCACAGTATATAGAAAAAATTGGTGATTTACTCCGAAAATATTTAGACTCTTCACTAACTGAGTTAGCACTTAAAAAAGCAGCAGATAAAGCTGGTTTTGAGAAATTAAAGCATCTTTGTGAATGGCTCCAAGGGAATTGGTTAGAGCATTACGTGTTGCAAAAAATTCAAGAGGTTTCGCAAGCAAATCCTGGGTTGATACATGATACAGGATTATCATTTAAAGTCAGAGATAAGAAAAAACGAGAAGAGGGAAAAGATAAATTTGAATTCGATGTTGCCTTTATGAAGGGCTATCAGTTATTTGCATTATCTTGTACTACTGATGCTAGTAAATCTTTATGTAAATCCAAACTATTTGAAGCTTATATAAGAGCGCAGCAATTAGGTGGAGAACAGGCGCGAGTAGCTTTAGTATGTTGTTACGACAAACCCAAAGAACTAGAAGCAGAACTTAAAGTTGATACTGAAGTAAAAAAAGAAGATCCAAAGATCATTGTTTTTGGATGTGAACATCTTGATGATATTCAAAAATATATAAAAAATTGGATTGACGACAATAATCGTTATTACGCACCATGA
- a CDS encoding TIGR03985 family CRISPR-associated protein: MSITFTKLPHPHLLQQLANGSIEQNHNLSRAIRLWALLRWLYSDKAYATLADNFTYNDWRQAFFTKTHKDEKLADILNHQDPDCACIKTSKQWFLEWGVSIEEWQNLLQKYINISISDIDELLNEPLFAQVRKSLQSDLDLLVARKCLQLLNNTSGRSKHYCRAGQLPNFITLESIDSKLTLEKQAYLAGALGMFSFLDPAYPLLAEEFSEEVDEDNYRVFLYVDYVVPESSDVQDAVDEIQSELQEIWNTENIQPLLLTYHSAHQNQIKECVVYPVCIYFMERAKYLCTYGNTPKGDINWYKYRLDRIISKRLEFLDWEDIRVPQLLREKYQDNNLPTPKIVNAQLKEAWGCDFYKDKASMVLRFEQDFHQRYIDGISVHDTFTRISYEETLKLTQQYTLNLEHRKAILDIIRSRPSTDAYYQVDYRMEDYYVVRWLRALGSKVEVILPWEMRTEMALEILNTWNLYKT, translated from the coding sequence ATGAGTATAACTTTTACTAAACTTCCACACCCCCATCTACTACAACAGCTTGCCAATGGCTCTATAGAGCAAAATCATAATCTCTCTCGCGCTATACGGCTATGGGCATTATTACGCTGGCTATATAGTGATAAAGCATACGCTACTCTTGCTGACAACTTTACTTATAACGACTGGCGACAAGCTTTCTTTACTAAAACTCACAAGGATGAAAAACTAGCAGACATTCTCAACCATCAAGATCCGGACTGCGCTTGTATTAAAACGAGTAAACAATGGTTTTTAGAATGGGGAGTATCCATAGAAGAATGGCAGAATTTGTTACAAAAATATATAAATATATCAATTTCTGACATTGACGAGCTTTTGAATGAACCTTTGTTTGCTCAAGTCCGTAAATCCCTTCAAAGTGATTTAGATTTATTAGTTGCTCGAAAATGCTTACAACTGTTAAATAACACATCTGGTAGAAGCAAGCATTATTGTCGAGCAGGTCAACTGCCAAATTTCATCACGTTAGAAAGTATTGATAGTAAATTAACGCTAGAGAAACAAGCATATTTAGCGGGAGCATTAGGTATGTTTAGTTTTCTAGATCCTGCATATCCTTTATTAGCTGAGGAATTCTCAGAAGAAGTTGATGAAGATAATTATCGCGTTTTTTTATACGTTGACTATGTTGTACCGGAATCAAGTGATGTGCAAGACGCAGTTGATGAGATTCAAAGCGAATTGCAGGAAATTTGGAATACAGAAAACATTCAACCTCTTCTGCTAACATATCACAGTGCCCATCAAAATCAAATTAAAGAATGTGTTGTTTATCCAGTTTGTATTTACTTTATGGAACGTGCTAAATACTTATGTACTTATGGCAATACTCCAAAAGGCGATATTAACTGGTATAAATATCGCTTAGATAGAATTATTTCTAAACGCCTTGAGTTTCTAGATTGGGAAGACATTCGTGTCCCGCAATTATTGAGAGAGAAGTATCAAGATAACAATCTGCCAACTCCTAAAATAGTGAACGCTCAGTTAAAAGAAGCATGGGGATGTGATTTTTATAAGGACAAAGCCTCAATGGTATTGCGATTTGAGCAAGATTTTCATCAACGCTATATTGATGGAATTAGTGTACATGATACATTTACGCGAATTAGCTATGAAGAAACTCTTAAGTTAACTCAACAATACACCCTAAATCTTGAACATCGAAAAGCTATTTTAGATATTATTCGATCTCGTCCTAGCACAGATGCTTATTACCAAGTTGATTACCGAATGGAAGACTACTATGTTGTTAGATGGTTACGCGCTTTAGGGTCAAAAGTAGAAGTTATACTGCCTTGGGAGATGAGAACAGAAATGGCTTTAGAAATTCTAAATACTTGGAATTTATATAAAACCTAA
- the csx19 gene encoding CRISPR-associated protein Csx19, producing MNQDLCQEVSTETIELSLEDWLKQQAITKDYQLRYVLAHAEDGVVWGHFEVESGILETSKQAFTEYDFPTLRLSTLQQCRIFGEAGEVLLWNSNGKWRSRLILQSQVSELLEQEKIGLIPESQILWGTQGKANGNFTILSDGSQGLKYAAPITGITFSQDKQKQYRPLRLEVHHYFYYDQDGVARIFLSRLVSLTKEKIYES from the coding sequence ATGAATCAAGATTTGTGTCAGGAAGTTTCAACAGAAACAATTGAACTATCACTAGAGGATTGGTTAAAGCAACAAGCAATTACTAAAGATTATCAGTTACGGTACGTGTTAGCTCATGCAGAGGATGGAGTTGTCTGGGGACATTTTGAAGTAGAAAGCGGCATTTTAGAAACTTCTAAGCAAGCTTTTACTGAGTATGATTTTCCTACATTACGTCTGTCAACATTACAACAATGCCGGATATTTGGAGAAGCTGGTGAGGTCTTACTATGGAATAGTAATGGAAAATGGCGATCGCGGCTAATTTTACAAAGCCAAGTATCAGAATTACTTGAACAAGAAAAAATAGGTTTAATACCAGAATCACAAATTCTCTGGGGTACTCAAGGAAAAGCAAACGGTAACTTTACCATACTTTCAGATGGTTCTCAGGGGCTTAAATATGCTGCTCCCATCACAGGGATTACTTTTAGCCAGGATAAACAGAAACAGTATCGTCCACTTCGACTAGAAGTACATCACTATTTTTATTATGACCAAGATGGAGTAGCTCGGATTTTTCTCAGTCGTCTTGTATCTCTCACAAAAGAAAAAATTTATGAATCCTAA
- a CDS encoding RAMP superfamily CRISPR-associated protein, producing the protein MKAITFLLHTTQPLLATSLQGDPNSDVSFPYIPGSMIRGVLIGRYLQRHNLKSTDDILDESKYPDIKRLFFNGNTRYLNAYLYDQQKQKRTLPVPRSWLKKKGDDISNLDEITVYDFSYETPEEDISYKSLDESFCTVDDKDIVLYKEKRRINIHNMRNRKKGRGDEDNGAIFRYEALDSEQYFQAVILCDDPDDIEKIKLLLEPQEIWLGGSQSAGYGHTQIIPIEEDEEHDYWDEVGIEPEDRNDRELIRITLLSDLILRDKWGHYVATPPNSTGDEINQKVESLTQILEELLDIKLEPQSSYTSSLIVGGFNRKWGLPLPQVPALAAGSVFVFKYNKEDRELDSEKICLVENQGIGERRVDGFGRIAINWLEEEAIFNACLPKRETNREQPQLVPNSEDSQLAQKMAKRLLEQKLDRQLLEKVDNYKLKPNKLSNSQLSRLMIVCRQSLNQGSKNPVIQLLGNLPKNANSQFEDTKINYKSFKIQIYEWLNNPNSWINSSYLEVNVAGESVPLDLVEKLKLEYTLRLIIAVAKQAIKDKQDE; encoded by the coding sequence ATGAAAGCAATTACTTTTTTACTGCACACTACACAACCATTGTTAGCAACTTCGCTTCAGGGAGACCCGAACAGTGATGTATCTTTTCCTTATATTCCAGGTAGCATGATTCGGGGAGTGTTGATTGGTCGATATCTCCAACGTCACAATTTAAAAAGTACAGATGATATTTTAGATGAATCAAAATATCCAGATATAAAGCGTTTATTCTTTAATGGTAATACCCGATATTTAAATGCTTATTTGTACGATCAACAAAAACAAAAGCGCACTCTACCTGTACCGCGCTCTTGGTTAAAGAAAAAGGGTGATGACATTTCCAATTTAGACGAGATAACTGTTTATGATTTCAGTTACGAAACACCGGAAGAAGATATTTCATACAAATCACTAGATGAGAGTTTTTGCACTGTAGATGATAAAGATATAGTGCTTTACAAAGAAAAGCGACGCATTAACATTCATAATATGCGAAATCGCAAAAAAGGCAGAGGTGATGAAGATAATGGTGCAATATTTCGCTATGAGGCTTTAGATTCCGAACAATATTTCCAGGCTGTAATTCTCTGTGATGATCCTGACGATATAGAAAAAATTAAGCTGTTACTAGAACCACAAGAAATTTGGTTAGGCGGTTCTCAAAGTGCGGGATATGGACATACTCAGATTATTCCTATAGAAGAGGATGAAGAGCATGATTATTGGGACGAAGTGGGAATTGAGCCTGAAGACCGTAACGACAGAGAACTAATCCGTATTACTCTTCTCAGCGATCTAATTTTACGGGATAAATGGGGTCATTATGTTGCCACGCCACCAAACTCAACAGGAGATGAAATTAATCAAAAAGTTGAGTCATTAACTCAGATATTAGAAGAATTACTAGATATAAAGTTAGAACCACAATCTAGTTATACCAGTAGTCTTATTGTTGGGGGATTTAACCGTAAATGGGGATTACCTTTACCGCAAGTCCCAGCTTTAGCAGCAGGTAGTGTTTTTGTATTTAAGTATAATAAAGAAGATAGAGAACTAGATTCAGAAAAAATTTGTTTAGTAGAAAATCAAGGTATTGGTGAAAGGCGGGTTGATGGTTTTGGAAGAATTGCTATCAATTGGCTAGAGGAAGAAGCAATATTTAATGCTTGTTTACCAAAAAGAGAAACTAACAGGGAGCAACCACAGCTAGTCCCAAATTCAGAAGACAGTCAACTAGCGCAAAAGATGGCGAAGAGATTATTGGAACAAAAGCTAGATAGGCAACTTTTAGAGAAGGTTGATAATTATAAACTCAAACCCAACAAACTCAGCAATAGCCAACTTTCCCGGTTAATGATTGTATGTAGACAATCTTTAAATCAGGGAAGCAAAAATCCAGTTATTCAATTACTGGGAAATTTACCCAAAAATGCCAATAGTCAATTTGAAGACACAAAAATTAATTATAAATCTTTCAAAATCCAAATTTACGAATGGTTAAATAACCCCAATAGTTGGATAAATTCAAGCTATTTAGAAGTCAATGTTGCAGGTGAATCAGTTCCATTAGATTTAGTTGAAAAACTGAAGCTAGAATACACCCTACGGCTAATTATTGCGGTTGCCAAACAAGCGATAAAGGATAAACAAGATGAATAG